In Colletotrichum higginsianum IMI 349063 chromosome 1, whole genome shotgun sequence, one genomic interval encodes:
- a CDS encoding Oxidase has product MVADINLLPPYTPPPPTQEDLDYVDLVNIDLSKFDDPEGRKQLAKDLFEAATGYGFLTLTNHGISDETYERQMRIANAAMTLKPDEKAPYEVTPEEDARGLYAGYKPAGPLGHKGGFPKALDHYNMLVHDPKSRPHPEIIRPFMEETHEVMSYIRTNILVKLLKLVAMILEVSPESVLSTHAPGGSKTEYLRYMMCEPRSKEESEKYRDIFLAGHTDWGTWTFLFSQPIAALQVLCHHTGRYRHVKHQPHGIVVNFGEALERLTGGLFKATIHRVIPDHGAAATEPPEDQRHLRRIGVIYFSRPADDRELVPIENSPLLQRMGTDKPIDERIFCMADYLDARKHGWKRYDFDIDRPREEGKHQDPFDGEYTDPDGHKSLGKFDNVPRLQYSLPTVKTGTA; this is encoded by the exons ATGGTCGCCGACATCAACCTGCTACCGCCTTACACTCCGCCTCCACCAACACAGGAGGACT TGGACTACGTTGATCTCGTCAACATTGACCTCTCAAAGTTCGACGACCCCGAAGGCCGGAAACAACTCGCCAAGGACCTCTTCGAGGCTGCCACGG GTTACGGATTCCTTACCTTGACCAACCATGGCATCTCGGACGAGACGTACGAGCGCCAGATGCGCATCGCCAACGCTGCCATGACTCTGAAGCCCGACGAGAAGGCGCCCTACGAAG TAACCCCGGAGGAGGACGCCCGCGGTCTTTATGCTGGGTACAAACCCGCCGGACCCCTCGGACACAAGGGCGGCTTTCCCAAGGCCCTGGACCACTACAACATGCTGGTCCACGACCCCAAGAGCCGGCCCCACCCCGAAATCATTCGTCCCTTCATGGAGGAAACACACGAAGTCATGAGCTACATCCGCACCAACATTCTCGTCAAGCTGCTGAAGCTTGTCGCCATGATCCTCGAAGTGTCACCGGAGTCCGTTCTGTCAACACACGCCCCCGGCGGTTCCAAGACGGAGTATCTCAGATAT ATGATGTGCGAGCCACGGTCAAAGGAGGAGAGCGAGAAGTACCGTgacatcttcctcgccggaCACACTGACTG GGGCACCTGgaccttcctcttctcccagcCTATTGCAGCCCTCCAAGTCCTATGCCATCACACCGGCCGGTACAGACACGTCAAGCACCAGCCGCACGGCATTGTTGTCAACTTTggcgaggcgctcgagcgCCTCACCGGCGGTCTTTTCAAGGCCACCATTCACAGAGTGATCC CTGACCacggagccgccgccacaGAGCCGCCCGAAGACCAGCGTCACCTCCGCCGCATCGGCGTCATCTACTTCTCCCGCCCCGCCGACGACCGCGAGCTCGTCCCCATCGAGAACTCACCCCTCCTCCAGCGCATGGGCACCGACAAGCCCATCGACGAGCGCATCTTCTGCATGGCCGACTACCTGGACGCGAGGAAGCACGGGTGGAAGCGCTACGACTTCGACATCGACCGGCCCCGCGAGGAAGGCAAGCACCAGGACCCCTTCGACGGCGAGTACACCGACCCCGACGGCCACAAGAGCCTGGGCAAGTTCGACAACGTGCCGCGTCTTCAGTATAGCCTTCCTACGGTCAAGACTGGTACTGCGTGA